The Flavobacteriales bacterium genome contains the following window.
TTCACGTCGTACTTCAAGTCGGTGCCTTGTTCGTCCACCCCGAAGGCCTGTGGTTGCATGTACCAGAAGCTGTTCTTGGTGGTGCGTCCGTTCTTGTCCGTGATGGAGATGACGGATTGCGCCGAGCTTGCCAGCACGGAGTCCCGCACGGCCGACGGTGTTTGCCGGTCGATGTACTCGTAGTTGATGCGTTTGAACTGCAGCAAGAAGTCTTTCACGGCGAGACTGTCCATGGGCACCGTTGTCCCTGCCCCGTCAAGGAGTTCGAGCGTGTTCCCGCCCGCGTAGTTCACGGTGAAGGAGGAAGCGGGCTCCATCGGGTGTTCGACTTTCACTTGGGTGATCACATCCAGATCAGGGTACATGAACACCTCACTGCTGCGCCATTCATCCAGGTCGGCGTGGAAGCGGCTGGTGAGGTGCCCTGCGAAGCCGCTCATGCCCATGATGTAGGGCACACTGCTGCGGCCTTTTCCGGGGAGTTCGAGGAGCATGTAGGTACCGGTGTGTTCCTGGGTAGGATGGCCTACGTACCAGATCTTGGACGGCGTAGAGGCCCCGTTCTCGTAGATCTCCACTTTGCGCGCATTGCCTGCCATGGCCTTCAGCACATTGGCTTCGGCGCTCTTAGGTACTGGCGACTTCACTTCAACCCGCAGCAGCGTCTTCAGCAACAGGTCCAAGTGGTGCTTCTTCGCGCGGAAACTGCCGTCCACGGTCCATCCACCATCCTCGGCACGGCGCAGGTCCGCCGAACGGCCGTTGTGTTCGGCAATGAAGATGCGGGTGACACGGGCTGTGTCCTGCACGTTGAAGTCAGTGAGCGGTCCGGCGAGCGTGCCCTGGCCGCGTTCCATCGCCAGCCACCAAATGAGTACGCCGAGTGCGACCAGAACGACGAGTAGGATGACGTTGCGTTTCATGCTTGATCAGGCGCGTGCGAAGCGGCGGCGGCGCAGGATGTGGAGCCCCCCGGCCAAGGCCAGCGAAAGGACGATGGGCAGAGCGACGTTCAACGACCGCCAGAAATTCCGCTCGCTAACGGCGCGCGCCGGGTCCAACTGGCGCAGCGCTACACTGCGGTTGCGTATGCTGATGAGGCTTTCGTCGTTCAGCAGGTAATTCACTGCGTTGATGATGAACTCGCGGTTGCCGAAGATCTTGCTGCGAGCCGTGGGGTCGTAGCCGAGCATGTAGTACATCCCTTTGGCGCGGTCCACACGGTTGGCGATCACATCACCGTCGCTCACCACCAGCATGCTCGTGGTACGGCCATGCTCGCGGTACTGCATGCCCGAGTTGGCCTTGAACGCGTCCGTGACACGGTCCTTGAACGCGCTGGTGAAGGGACCCTCCAACAGAACGGCCACTGGCAAGCTCGGCGTTGTGGTCTTCTCGAACGGAGGAGGATTGTCCGGCCGGTTGAGGGCCACGCGAGCCGGGTTCCGCAACAGCCAGGTGTATGGCGACGTGGTGAGCAGGATCGTCTTCTCGATGCTGTCCGTCCCCACCGTGTCAAGGCTGCCGACAAAACGCATGTGCAACGGGTCGATGTTCTTGACGATCGGGTGGCCCGTGCGTGGTGTGATCACAGGCTCATAGAAGAACGGCAGCGCTTCCATCTGGCGTTGGTCGCCGTATGGCGTTGTTGGAATGGAGATAAGCGCGCACGACTTGTCCAGCAAAAGGTCCTCGTTCAGTCGCACACCATAGGCGAAGAAGAGGTCTGACAGGCCGAGATGCAACGGCGTGGCCAAGCTGAACTGGTTGCGTCGCAGGCTGTCCAAATGCGGGTCCATGGCATCAACCAACCAGAACACCTTGCCGCCGTTCATGATGAACTGGTCGAGCAGGTAGAGCTCCTTCGGCGTGAAGGCACTGTCGGGTTTCGCTACCACCAACAGGTCGTACTTGTTGCTCCGGTAGGCTGCGCCCTCCAAGCGTTCGCTCAGGCTGGTCAACTGGCTGTCGATCCGCACGCGCGAGACCTGCACATTGTATTGTTCGGCGATGGCGTTCTGCACGTCCTTCACTTGCAGTTCGTCCAATTCGCCGTGCCCTTCGGTGAAAGCAATGCGTGGCTTGAACGTGCTGGTGACCTGGTTGATGACGCTCGCGAGCTCGTATTCAAGGTTGTTGATGGAGCGGTTCACCATCTCCGGGTCGGCCACACTGTATTGGGTCTTCAGCAATTGCACGGGCACGGTCTTCCCGCGGTAGGTGAGCAACGCTCCCGGGAAGATGATGCGTTCCGAACGCCCGCCTTTCTCCTCGGTGTGAAGGCTGCTGTAGATGAGCCCCTGCTTGGTGAGATCCGCGTACACTTCCATGCGCGTCTTCTCGTCGGGGCTGGCGCTGGGATCGGTGAATTCGTATTCGAGCAGGCCGTCGCTCAGCACGCGCATCTCGTCCAGCAGCTCGCGCGTGCTCTTGCTCAGGTGTCGCAGGTCCGCGGGCAGTTCACCGGCCAGGTACACCCGCAGGAACATCTTGTCCGGCAGGTTGCCCATCAGTTCTTCGGTGGCCGGGGTCAGGGTGTAGCGTTTCTCGCTGGTGAGGTCGGCGCGCCAGCTGACGAATGATGCGGCCACGTTCAGCAGCACAACGATGCCGATGCCCAGCAACAACGCCACCAGGTCGCGCGAGCGATTGCGGTTGCGTTGGGCGGGTGTCGCGGTGGTAACCATCACCAAGTGCGGCTTTGCAGCGCCGTGCGCGTGAGCAATAAGAAGATGCCGATGACACCGCCGAAATACACCATATCGCGCAGGTCGATGACCCCGCGGCTCATGCTCACGTAATGCTCCTGGATACCGAGCGCCTTCAACGGACCTTCCAACGCGCCCACGGCCTGGTAGCTCGCCAGGAAGTCGAAGCCTGTGAAGAGGAAGAAGCACAGGAAAACCGCAAGCAGGAAGGCGATGATCTGGTTGTCGGTGATGCTGCTCGCGAACAATCCGATGGCCGCGAAACAGCCGCCCAGCATAAGCAGACCTATGTAACTGCCCCAGACAGCACCGCTGTCCACGTTGCCCTTCGGCATGGCCAATTGCCCGATGCTCCAGTAATAGATGAGGGTTGGCAGCAACGCGAGCACGAGCAACGCCAGCGCTGCAGCGTACTTGCCCAACACCACCTGCATTTCCGTCAGCGGTTTGGTGAGCAGCAGTTCAATGGTGCCCGTGCGGCGCTCTTCACTGAAACTGCGCATGGTGACCGCAGGAAGAAGGAAAAGGAACACCCACGGTGCAAGGGTGAAGAGCGGCGTCAGTTCGGCATAGCCCAGTTCAAGAACGTTCTGCGGGAACACCCACAAGAAGAGCCCGTTGAGCAGCAGGAAGACCGTGATGGTGATGGCGCCGATGAGCGAGGCAGCAAAGCCCCTGACTTCCTTGATGATGAGCGCGCGCATTCGGGGCGCTAAAGTAGGGGCGGGGTGATGCCAAAAGAGAAGGCGCGCCCACCACGGGGCACGCCTTCTCTACGGGTCAGTCCGTGAGGACCGGTCAGGGAAGTTGTTGCACGCGCACTGCTGTTGGTATGGTGCCGCCCACGGTAATGAGGATCGGATCGCGGTCGTTGGCAGCGCCCGTGTACTTAACGGTGCCGTCCAGGTTCACGTCGGTGTCGTGATAACCGCTTATAGTGTTGGTAGGCAGCGTTCCGCCGATGTCGATCAGGATCGGGTCACGGTCGTTGCTCAGGCCGGTGTACTTCACCACCCCATCGAAGGTCACATCGCCGCACCACAACAATTGCAAGGCGCCGTTCACACGACAGGCCTCAATGCCGTAGGTGGCCGTGGTCGTTTGTGAGAAGTCCACTGCGGTCGGACCGGAGAAGAGGAACATCGGCGAGAGGGTCATGGCTCCCAAGTGGTTACGGTGCCGTGTGGCCACGTAATAATTGCCTTGGCCGATGAACATGCTCACCGCACTTACACCGTCGGTATCCACCACGTCGCCATCACGTTGCAACAAAGCGCTTCGCGAAGCCACGATGATGGACGGATCCACCGCATCGCGCAATTCGAGCAGCACCCAATCCACGATGGCATCGCTGCCCGAAACTGCTAGCACCACAGGCGTTGTGATCTCGTTTCCGCCGCCGCCCGTGTGCGTGTAACCCAAGCCGGTGTACGGCTCGGTGGTCGGGACAAGTCCCAGGGCGCGCATGCCGTCGTTCATCAAGCCGGTTCCCAGGTTGAAAGGCCCTTCGAGGAGAAGATGAGCGGCCACGAGGACGCAGATGTTGTCCACGCCGCCATCACAATCGTTATCGAAGCCATCGCACAATTCGGGTGCACCAGGATGAACGGTGGATAACCCATCGTGGCAATCGCCGCCCTGTAGAATGTAACCGACCGGTGGGTCGCAAGTGAAGACCTCCGTGGAAGGATCCCCGAATCCATCGCCATCGAGGTCGAAGTACCAGAGCGACTGCAGTCCATCGTCCACCTGGCCATCGCAGTTGTCGTCCTGGCCGTTGCACACTTCCGTGCCGAGCGGGTTCACCAGCGGATCGGTGTCGTCGCAGTCGCCACCAACGGTGAGCATGCCCGGTATGGGCGTGCACGAGAGCACCATCGCATCGTCGCCGCCGAAGCCATCCTCGTCCACATCGGGGTAGTAGGCTGTGCCCGCATCGTTGTCCACGGTGCCGTCGCAATCATCATCCAGGCCATTGCACGATTCCGGTGCGCCCGGATAGATCGTCGGGTTGTTGTCGTTGCAGTCACTGCCTTGCCACCAACCATCACCGTCGGCATCCACCATGCCCAGACAGGTCACGAGTTGTGCCGTGCAGCCGCTTTGCAGCTGGCATTCGTAGCACGCCTCCTCGCCATTGAGGCATTCCAGTAGGCAGTTGTCCTGCCAGCAGGCAATGAAGTCCTCCACACAGGTGAGGCAAACCGCGCCGATCGGAATACCCGCGTTCTGCATGCACGAGCTGATGCAATCCGGACCATCGAAGAGGCATTGGAACAGGCACTGGTGCATCGCCTCTTGGAACTCCACCTGGTTCTCCGCGAGCCATTGCTGCTCTGGGGGCGTGCAGTTGCCGCATCCGTTGCCGGGGAACACGTTGGCGTTGGTGTCGTCGCAATCGCCGTTGGAGGACACGTATCCGACGGGTTGCACACAATCGTTTATCGTCACGTTCGTGTTACCGTAGTCGTCGTTGTCCAGGTCCTGGTACCACGTGGTGATGACCGGCCCGCCGCTGCAGTCCTGGTCGATGCTATCGCAAGGGTCAGCAGCGCCGGGGTTGATGGCCGCATCGCCATCGTTGCAGTCTCCACCGATGGTAATGGTGTTGGGGATCGGTGTACAGGACAGGGTCATGCTCGCATCATCGCCGTATCCATCGCCATCGGAGTCGGTGTAGTAGGCGATGCCCGCTTCGTTGTCGACTTCGCCGTCGCAGTTGTTGTCGATGTTGTCGCAGAGTTCGGGCGCGCCGGGGAAGACCGTGTCGTCTGCATCATCGCAATCGCCAGCGACCGTAGCGGTACCAATGGGTTGGTTGCAATCGCCCACGGTTCCGGTGCCGTCCACGCCGAAGCCGTCTCCATCCGCATCGGTGTAGTAGGTGATGCTGATGCCATCATCCACCTGGCCGTTGCAGTCGTTGTCCAGACCATCGCAGAGTTCGTCCGCGCCGGGGTACACGCTGGTGTTGGCGTCGTTGCAATCGCTGCCTGCCCACCAGCCATCACCATCGGTATCCGACTGGCCCATGCACGTGGCCATCTGGCCCATGCAGCCCGCTTGCACCTGGCAGCCGAAGCAGAGGCCGGGACCACTCAGGCAATCAGCGAAGCAATTCGCCTGTGTGCAGAGCATCATGTCGGTCACACAGGTGAAACACAGCGCGCCCACCGGCAATCCTTGCTGCAACAGGCAATCCTCCGTGCAACCCGGATCGCCGAAGCACTGACCGGCGCAAGAGGTGATAGCATCCATCAGCGTTTGTTGGTTCGTGCTCAACCACTGTTGTTCGGTGATCGTGCAATCGCTGCAACCATTGCCGGGGAAGACGCTTGCGTTGGTGTCGTCGCAATCGCCGCTCACCGGCACGAAGCCGACAGGTTGGACGCAGTCCTGCGTGAACACGGCATCGGTCCCGTAGTTATCGCCGTCGTTGTCCTGGTACCAGGTAGTGAGCACCGGACCACCGCTGCAATCCTGGTCGATCGCGTCGCAGGGATCCGCTGCGCCGGGATGAATGGTCAGGTTGGCATCATCGCAGTCGCCACCCTGTGTGATCATACCGGGGATCGGCGTGCAGGAGAAGGTCTCCGTTGCATCATCACCGAAACCGTCCTGATCGGCGTCCGTGAAGTAGGCGATGCCCGCGTTGTTGTCCACCGCGCCATCGCAGTTGTTGTCGATGTTGTCACAGAGCTCCGGCGCACCGGGGAAGACGGTGTTGTCCGCATCATCGCAATCGCCACCTGCCGTGGCAGCACCAGTCGGCGGATCGCAGTCGCCCGTGAACTCTGTGCCGTCCTCGCCGAAGCCATCACCATCCGCGTCGGTGTAATAGGTCACGCTTACGTTCTCGTCCACCAGGCCATCACAATCGTTGTCGAGACCGTCGCAGATCTCGCTCGCACCGGGGTAGGCCGCGCTGTTGGCATCGTCGCAATCAACCAGCGAGAAGGAACCATCGCCATCGGCATCCACCAGGCCGGTGCATGCGAGGTACGCCTGCTGGCAGTTGGCCTGGATGCACGCTTGGCAGTTCGCGCTCCCGAAGCCGTTGATACAGGCCGTAAGGCATGTGCCCATGATGCAGGTGTACCGCTGCGCGATGCACGTCACACAAGAGTTCTGTAGCGGTGTTTGGTTCAGCAGTGCGCTCGCGAGACAAGCCTCGAGGTCGCCGCTGTTGATGCAATTGAAGATGACCGAGCTGATGATATCGTCGATGGTCTGCTGGTTCTGCGCTATCCAGAGCTGATCAGCGGCGGTGCAATTGCCACAGGCTCCCGCACCGATCAGCGGGTCGTTGTCGTTGCAGTCATCGGCGTTGGCCACACCCGGTGTATCGCAGGGCAGCGGCTCCAGCGCGTTGCCGAAACCATCGCCATCGTTGTCCGCGAATTGCTGTGGAAGGTCCTCATCCACCTGCCCGTCGCAGTCATTGTCGATCCCGTCGCATACTTCCTGTGTCGAGCCGGAGAGCGAACCGTGGAAACCATCAACCGTGCTGAACGACGTGGGCTCCTCGGTGTTGCCGGGTGGCGTGATGTAGCTCTCCTCATACAGCGGCACATCATTGGGCGTGATCGTGATGCTGAAGCAGCTGGTACCGATACAGAAGGGCAACATCCCAATGCCCTGTGTTTCTTCCGGCAATTGGATGTCACCTTGGATCACGTTGGATCCTTGCGTGATCACATAATGTGCGCTGCCGAAGTCGTTCTCCGTTTCGGAAAGCACGTACAGGTCGAAGCCGATCTGGCCGTTTGGATCGTTGTCGTTGCAGTCGCCGCCAATACCTGCGGAGTTGGCCGGTTGCGTGCAGGAGATGCCCAGCGATGCCCCGCCGTATCCATCACCATCCGCATCGGTGAACCACTCCTGTGCTTGCACGCACGGACCCGGACAGGTCGCAGCGGGGTCGTAGTTGCATGCGTTCGCATCCATGCAGCCGATGTTGGTGAAGCACGGTGTACCGCGGCAGCCGCACTTTTCATTGAGCAGTTCAAGTGCGGCAGTAGGGTCGTAGTTGAAGAAGCCCGTGTAAGGCAGTTGATCCGGCAAGGCATAGATGCGCCGGGCAGAACGATCCGGACAGATCATCACGAGCGTTGGGACGAAGCCGTTGTACAGGTCGAGCGCGGCATATTGCTGCATGATGGCGTTGCCACCGTCCGCGATGAACGGCCAGGTCGCATCCGCCAGGAATGGCGCAAGCGAACCGGTCACCGTAGCCGTGTCCTCGATCTCGATGCTCACCATGCGGATATGGTCGAGTCCATCGGGACCCATGTGCGCGTACCAATCCTGTAGG
Protein-coding sequences here:
- the gldG gene encoding gliding motility-associated ABC transporter substrate-binding protein GldG is translated as MVTTATPAQRNRNRSRDLVALLLGIGIVVLLNVAASFVSWRADLTSEKRYTLTPATEELMGNLPDKMFLRVYLAGELPADLRHLSKSTRELLDEMRVLSDGLLEYEFTDPSASPDEKTRMEVYADLTKQGLIYSSLHTEEKGGRSERIIFPGALLTYRGKTVPVQLLKTQYSVADPEMVNRSINNLEYELASVINQVTSTFKPRIAFTEGHGELDELQVKDVQNAIAEQYNVQVSRVRIDSQLTSLSERLEGAAYRSNKYDLLVVAKPDSAFTPKELYLLDQFIMNGGKVFWLVDAMDPHLDSLRRNQFSLATPLHLGLSDLFFAYGVRLNEDLLLDKSCALISIPTTPYGDQRQMEALPFFYEPVITPRTGHPIVKNIDPLHMRFVGSLDTVGTDSIEKTILLTTSPYTWLLRNPARVALNRPDNPPPFEKTTTPSLPVAVLLEGPFTSAFKDRVTDAFKANSGMQYREHGRTTSMLVVSDGDVIANRVDRAKGMYYMLGYDPTARSKIFGNREFIINAVNYLLNDESLISIRNRSVALRQLDPARAVSERNFWRSLNVALPIVLSLALAGGLHILRRRRFARA
- the gldF gene encoding gliding motility-associated ABC transporter permease subunit GldF yields the protein MRALIIKEVRGFAASLIGAITITVFLLLNGLFLWVFPQNVLELGYAELTPLFTLAPWVFLFLLPAVTMRSFSEERRTGTIELLLTKPLTEMQVVLGKYAAALALLVLALLPTLIYYWSIGQLAMPKGNVDSGAVWGSYIGLLMLGGCFAAIGLFASSITDNQIIAFLLAVFLCFFLFTGFDFLASYQAVGALEGPLKALGIQEHYVSMSRGVIDLRDMVYFGGVIGIFLLLTRTALQSRTW
- a CDS encoding S8 family serine peptidase, encoding MLRKPILLLLSIVVSIASFAQQAWVPGEVLVRLNKGTSIADVQRDLSLSLTSEAAVKSLSPSGRGSGYHKLVFAPGVTDDRELEKRIARLPGVEATSLNYRLVYRAEPNDAQYGTQWNMEDINVEPVWDITTGGTMANGQRIGVALSDLAIQTNHPDLSGNIWPGSPAQGGGEDHGTEVASVMGAVGNNSIGIAGVNWDVEIFSSGETNDLSDVIEQFEAATFVREQFNASNGANGLMVVSITASWGIPDAACNGFMAPLFTDMTAAGIILVTAGPNETQDLDVEFDFPSNCALAEHLVVTSYGPLNEVPFATGNNSVHLLAPGINIPVATVGGNYAMVNGNSFAIPTVAGAVALLYSVPCPSFAQLVMNDPVAARQLVKDAILNNTTPFPGGSALTITGGKLNVHAAYQALMSVCVPTCTEYTITLTTIGDPVTTYAVTDWNLVEVATGGGNTIEACLENGCYAINLNGSDGLPMEADYMVEDVNGVLATGNSVGGIITVSLGNVVNGCTVPGSGNFNPLANCNDGTCCSGATVRLLLAPADLETEGNAQITVTSNSAILFSGSVPVVFNAEYGIPAGVWEDCVPDGCLSIEVTGSSMPLFSSGFIYMNGTTGNPIEFQTSAGYSGAIGGSATETCDGLDNDCDGEVDEDFIWFTDADGDGWGVIGTGAVMCSPPSSGFSQLEGDCDDANAGISPDAPDLCSAPDGIDNNCDGNVDEGGLQVWYEDLDQDGFGTSEVFACEQSPTVTDQPGDCDDANLNVFPGAPELCDGLDNNCNGEVDEGFTWYTDADGDGFGDDASAQFSCTPIPGAVQIGGDCDDVDANIAAPGQACDDGDPATSNDVLTASCICLGNSGNCPPGEVEDCNGNCAPIDWVGDGTCDDGSFEWEGNVIFFNCAEYNFDGGDCANCVAEVCDGMDNDCDGQVDENYIWYVDADGDGYGQPATEAIVCTDPGPGFTQSGGDCDDTNAAVFPSAMEVCDGLDNNCDGITDGTTEDFQTGCTDPMACNYDAGAVCGGGTCVQGSTSIGDEVYATDFTATDVNGNPVNLFALLAQGKSVVLDFFTTWCTPSNQMNSAGFLQDWYAHMGPDGLDHIRMVSIEIEDTATVTGSLAPFLADATWPFIADGGNAIMQQYAALDLYNGFVPTLVMICPDRSARRIYALPDQLPYTGFFNYDPTAALELLNEKCGCRGTPCFTNIGCMDANACNYDPAATCPGPCVQAQEWFTDADGDGYGGASLGISCTQPANSAGIGGDCNDNDPNGQIGFDLYVLSETENDFGSAHYVITQGSNVIQGDIQLPEETQGIGMLPFCIGTSCFSITITPNDVPLYEESYITPPGNTEEPTSFSTVDGFHGSLSGSTQEVCDGIDNDCDGQVDEDLPQQFADNDGDGFGNALEPLPCDTPGVANADDCNDNDPLIGAGACGNCTAADQLWIAQNQQTIDDIISSVIFNCINSGDLEACLASALLNQTPLQNSCVTCIAQRYTCIMGTCLTACINGFGSANCQACIQANCQQAYLACTGLVDADGDGSFSLVDCDDANSAAYPGASEICDGLDNDCDGLVDENVSVTYYTDADGDGFGEDGTEFTGDCDPPTGAATAGGDCDDADNTVFPGAPELCDNIDNNCDGAVDNNAGIAYFTDADQDGFGDDATETFSCTPIPGMITQGGDCDDANLTIHPGAADPCDAIDQDCSGGPVLTTWYQDNDGDNYGTDAVFTQDCVQPVGFVPVSGDCDDTNASVFPGNGCSDCTITEQQWLSTNQQTLMDAITSCAGQCFGDPGCTEDCLLQQGLPVGALCFTCVTDMMLCTQANCFADCLSGPGLCFGCQVQAGCMGQMATCMGQSDTDGDGWWAGSDCNDANTSVYPGADELCDGLDNDCNGQVDDGISITYYTDADGDGFGVDGTGTVGDCNQPIGTATVAGDCDDADDTVFPGAPELCDNIDNNCDGEVDNEAGIAYYTDSDGDGYGDDASMTLSCTPIPNTITIGGDCNDGDAAINPGAADPCDSIDQDCSGGPVITTWYQDLDNDDYGNTNVTINDCVQPVGYVSSNGDCDDTNANVFPGNGCGNCTPPEQQWLAENQVEFQEAMHQCLFQCLFDGPDCISSCMQNAGIPIGAVCLTCVEDFIACWQDNCLLECLNGEEACYECQLQSGCTAQLVTCLGMVDADGDGWWQGSDCNDNNPTIYPGAPESCNGLDDDCDGTVDNDAGTAYYPDVDEDGFGGDDAMVLSCTPIPGMLTVGGDCDDTDPLVNPLGTEVCNGQDDNCDGQVDDGLQSLWYFDLDGDGFGDPSTEVFTCDPPVGYILQGGDCHDGLSTVHPGAPELCDGFDNDCDGGVDNICVLVAAHLLLEGPFNLGTGLMNDGMRALGLVPTTEPYTGLGYTHTGGGGNEITTPVVLAVSGSDAIVDWVLLELRDAVDPSIIVASRSALLQRDGDVVDTDGVSAVSMFIGQGNYYVATRHRNHLGAMTLSPMFLFSGPTAVDFSQTTTATYGIEACRVNGALQLLWCGDVTFDGVVKYTGLSNDRDPILIDIGGTLPTNTISGYHDTDVNLDGTVKYTGAANDRDPILITVGGTIPTAVRVQQLP